The Papaver somniferum cultivar HN1 unplaced genomic scaffold, ASM357369v1 unplaced-scaffold_35, whole genome shotgun sequence genome segment tacatgtactctgagagaaagtattgtccgttgagaattcgatgagagacccgtgtctcgatactcacgtctgattgctaaatcagagcttcgtataattatgagtttacgattttagcctttgtcgaaaatccaccatctacaggaggAAAGTCAGATGTTGGATGTCGTTCCTTCAATGGAGGAAATTAAAGCTGCGGTTTTTGATTTAGGGGCGGATAGTGCTCCAGGTACGGATGGATTCtcagggtgtttttatagacattattGGGATTTAATTCATCAAGACTTATCTAAGGCTATTATATTTTGCTGGAATAACAAAACTATTCCTCATGGGGTTAATTCTAGCCTCATTCTCTTGCTTGCTAAGGTGAGAGTAGCTGATAGTTTAAGGAAATACAGACCTATTGGTCTaagaaattttttcttcaaaatttttactAAAATTCTGGCTACTAGACTTGGTAAGGTCTTGGATAGTTTGGTCTCGGAGGAGCAAGTGGCTTTTATGAAGGGGAGGAATATTCATGAAAAcattagtttggcttctgagatgGTAAATGAACTTCACATTAAAAGAAAAGATGGTAATTTGGGTCTCAAGATtaatatctctcaggcttttgatacgttTAATTGGTCTTTTGTTATGGAGGTGTTCCGAAAGTATGGTTTTTCAGAAGATTGGTGTACTTGGATTCACAATATTTTGAAATCTTCTAGAATTTATATTCTTCTTAATTGAAGCCCGGAAGGttttttcaagattaatagaggtTTACGTCAAGGGGATCCTCTTTCGCCTCTTATCTTTGTtttgatagaggatgttcttagtagaaacaTCACAAAAATCTTTCGAAATAAGAGCATGACTCATATGGTTAAGCGtaatggtattgctccaacttatttattcttttctgatgatattatgattttttgttaGGGAAATATGAAAAATCTGACAAACTTGGTGAAGTTGCTTGATGATCATCAACGTGCTTCTGGCCAGCGTGTTTGTAGAGAGAAGAGCAAGATATACTATGGTGGTGGGTCTCTAAATAGGCGCCAAACAATTGTGGATTTCTTGGGCATAGAAGTCACTTTTTTATCGAATCGTTATTTGGGTGTTAAAGTGATGCATGGGGCAGTGAAATATAAGCATATCAGCAATGTTGTGGACAAACTTAAAGACCAGCTGTCGGTTTTAAAAGGTAAGATGCTTTCCTTTCAAGATCGGGTGGTGCTTGTTAAAACTGTTCTTTCTAGCTGCGCGATACACAACATGGCTGTGTATAAGTGGCCAGTAAAATTTATTCAACAATGTGAACGTGTGATTCGTAACTTCCTTTGGTCGGGGGATTCGAATCTTTTTAGAGCCTTTGTGGTGGGATATGACAAGATATACAGTTCGGTGAAGGAGGGAGGTGTTGGGATAACTAGATTGAGAACTATGAACAAGGTGCTGATCATGAAGCTTTGGTGGAGTATTAAATCttcaaagaagaaatgggctcggtTCTTAGAATAAAAGTTCACTTGCAGAGATGGGCGTCTTAAGATGGCTGGAGTTAAATCGACGATTTTACCTGGAATTCGTTGGGTGCATCAAGATGTGACTCGCAATACTAAAACTTTGATTGGGTATGGGAGGGCAACCTCACTTTTTTATGATGTTTGGTATGGAACTGAAGCTTTGGCTGAAGTTTTGAATCGCAATGACCTGGATAGAAATGCTCAGGTTAGTGATATTCTTGTGCAGGGAGATTAGCAGTTGGATGGGGTTCATTTGCAGGACCTTACTAATGCTGGCGTAGTTTTAGAGGAGTTTCCAAGGCTTCGTAATGGAAGTGACAAGGAGATTTGGATGCCAGACTTCAAGGGAGTTTTTCTATCAAGTCTGCAAGGGAGCTAGTTAGGACTAAGTATCCTATATTGGAGGAGGCTAAATTATTATGGAGTAAAGTCGTTCACCCTTCACTGGCGGCTCAGAATTGGAAGTTTGTCCGTGGAGCATGTGCAACTTTGGACAAGGTGTGTAGCAGGTTCAATATATCTTTGGCGTCTAAATGCAGCGTTTGTCAAATGCTGAGGAGTCTTTGGAGCATTTTATTTGGAGCTGTAGCTTTGCGAAACAAGTCTGGGATTGGCTGGCAGGTATTTTTGATATGAAACCTGATTATAGCTTGATTATTTCTTACAATAAAGCAATCCTGTGTAGTGGTATTGTTAAAGATTTATGGCTGGTGGATAATATGGCGGTGCGATCTGAGTTATGGTTTACAAGAAATAAGAAAGTTTATGAGAAGAAGGCTCTTTGctggtctttttttttccataaacGAGTCTTTAATTTGATTCACGAGTACTCACTGCGGATGAGGAGTTTCATGCATAATACGCTGGCAGATTTGAAGTTGCTTGATTTCTTTCGTGTTAACTATAGAAAAGTGAAACACGCAGATCCTAGGGAATGCTATTGGAGACCGCCAAATCATAATGAGTTGTTGTTTTGTACTGATGGTTCCTTAAGAGgcaatccaggggtggcgggagctggtgtggtGGCGAGGAATGCTAATCCAGAAGTAGTTGGAGCTATGTGCATTGGTTTAGGCATAGCTTCAAATTATATGGCGGAGCGATATGGTATTCTCGTTGGCCTGGAATGGGCAACTCAATGGGGTTACAGGCAGGTGTTGATTCGCTCGGATTCAACTAGTGTGATTACATTTTTGGAGAAGGATAACATTCATTGGCTTGCTCAACAAAGGTGGATGGATATAAAGGGTTTGTATGACTCTATTAGGTTTGCTCACACCTTTTGTGAAGCAAATTTTGCAGCAGATGGCATGGCTAAACGAAGATGTTTTTTAGATGATGGAATGGGTTACATTTTGTTGGTCGCCCAGCTTTTATACATTCTATTGAATTTCcgaatgtaatttattatcgttttaaatggttttttggggttgttgtgacctcttttctcataAACGATCTTGTAAATATTATTTTTGatcaatacaatttttgacttatcaaaaaaaaaaaaaacactacggtcttaggaatctcaaaattgatcttaggcatgtcaacaAAATTTagacttgggcatgtcaaatttaatcatgggcatgggcatgaaagtacaagcctacggtattggaaatctcaaaattaatcctaggcatgtcacatttaaacttgggcatatcaaattgaatgttgggcatgggcatgaaagcaaaaccctacggtcttggggatctcaaaattgatcctaggcatgtcaaatttaaacttgggaatatcaaattgaatcttgggcatggacatgaaagaacaagcctacggtcttagaaaTCTCAaatttgatcctaggcatgtgaaATTtacacttgggcatgtcaaatttaatcatgggcatgggcatgaaagtacaagcctacggtattgggcatataaaaattaatcctagacatgtcaaatttaaacttaggcatgtaaaatttaatcatgggcatgggcatgaaagtacaagcctacggtattgggcatctcaaaattaatcctagtCATGTCGAATTTAAACTTGGTCggatcaaattgaatgttgggcatgggcatgaaagcacaaccctacggtcttgggcatctcaaaattgatcctaagcatgtcaaatttaaacttgggcatattaaattgaatcttgggcatcgacatgaaagaacaagcctacggtcttagaaatatcaaatttgatcctaggcatgtcaaatttacacttgggcatgtcaaatttaatcatgggcatgggcatgaaagtacaagcctacggtattgggcatctcaaaattaatcctaggcatgtcgAATTTAAACTTGGTCggatcaaattgaatgttgggcatgggcatgaaagcacaaccctacggtcttgggcatctcaaaattgatcctaggcatgtcaaatttaaaattgggcatgtcaaattgaatctttggcatgggcatgaaagcacaagcttacggtcttaggaatctcaaaattgatcctaggcatgtcaaatttaatcatgggcatgggcatgaaagtacaagcctacagtATTGGGCATCTTAtgattgatcctaggaatgtaaaatttaaactttggcatataaaattgaatgttgggcatgggcatgaaagcacaaccctacggtcttgggcatctcaaacttgatcctaggcatgccaagtttaaacttgggcatatcaagtttaatcttgggcatgggcatgaaagtacaaccctacggtcttgggcatctagaatttgatcctaggcatgtcaactttaaacttgggcatgtcaaattgaatgttgggcattggcatgaaagcacaaccctacggtcttgggcatctcaaaatttatcctaAGTATGtcgaatttaaacttgggcatgtcaaatttaatgttGGGcacgggcatgaaagcacaaccctacggtcttgggaatctcaaaattgatcctaaccatgtcaaatttaaacttcggcatatcaagtttaatcttgggcatgggcatgaaagcacagccctacggtcttggggatctcaaaattgatcctaggcatgtcaaatttaaacttggtcatgtcaaattgaatcttgggcatgggcttgaaagaacaagcctatggtcttataaatatcaaattttatcctaggcatgtcaaatttacacTTGGGCaagtcaaatttaatcatgggcatgggcatgaaagtaaaAGCCTACGATATTGGGCATCTGAAaaatgatcctaggcatgtcaaatttaatcatgggcatgggcatgaaagtacaagcctacgatattgggcatctcaaaattaatcctaagcatgtCGAATTTAAACTTGGTCggatcaaattgaatgttgggcatgggaatgaaagcacaaccctgcgGTCTtgaatatatcaaaattgatcctaggcatgtcaaatttaaacttgggcatgtcaaaatgaatctttggcatgggcatgaaagcacaagtctacggtcttaggaatctcaaaattgatcctaggcatgtcaaatttaaacttgggcatgggcatgaaagcacaaccctacggtcttgggcatctcaaagttgatcctaggcatgtcatatttaaacttgggaatgtcaaattgaatcttgggcatgggcatgaaagcacaaccctacggtcttcgGCATCTCAAACTTGATCCTAGGCATTTCaagtttaaacttgggcatatcaagtttaatcttgggcatgggcatgaaagtacaaccctacagtcttgggcatctcaaaattgatcctaggaatgtaaactttaaacttaggcatgtcaaattgaatgttgggcatgggcatgaaagcacaaccctacggtgttgagcatctcaaaattgaCCCTAGGCATGtccaatttaaacttgggcatgtcaaatttaatgttgggcatgggcatgaaagcaaaaccctacggtcttgggaatctcaaaattgatcctaggcatgtcaaatttaaacttcggCATACCAATTTTAGTCTTGGGcatggcatgaaagcacaaccctatggtcttgcgcatctcaaagttgatcctaggcatgtcaaatttaaacttgggcatgtcaaattgaatcttgggaatgggcatgaaagaacaagcctacggtcttaggaatctcaaaatttatcctaggcatgtcaaatttaaacttgggtatgtcaGATTTAAtaatgggcatgggcatgaaagtacaatccTACGGTattgggtatctcaaaattgatcctaggcatatcaaatttaaatctgggcatatcaaattgaatatttggaatgggcatgaaagaacaaccctatggtcttgggcatctttgaattgatcctaggcatgtcaaattgaatcttgggcatgggcatgaatgaacaagcctacggtcttaggaatctcaaaattgatcctaggcgtgtcaaatttaaacttgggcatgtcaaatttaatagtgggcatgaaagtacaaacCTATAgtattgggaatctcaaaattgatcctaggaataccaaatttaaactttggcatatcaaattgaatgttgggcatgggcacgaaagcacaaccctacagtcttgggcatatcaaaaattgatcctaagcatggcaaatttaaacttgggcatgtcaaataaaatcttgggcatgggcatgaaagcacaattttttttatttttttttgctaagtccaatagtttattaagcaaaaaaacgtaattacaagaattacaaacagAAGGAACAAGGccccctacccccataaaccaaaggggtaaaATAAATAACTACACTGAAAGCAAAAAACTCATAACTGAAAAAAAtaaacagagaaaagaaaaaagactaaACGCCTAATTTTCTTCACTTTTTAAAGCGCCAAAAGTAACTAGCAAACAGTCCTCTCAGAAATGAGATTAGGTGTTTCCGCCTCCTTTAGCTTTCATCTTTGGAGTCTTCATTCTTTTTAATTGATCTTGAGTTTCCTTGACATACTCCTTTCGAAAACAAAAGTACAAGTGTTGATAGGTAGAATGTGGGGAGGAGGAACTAGcactaatcacagaaagtactcctcATGAAAAGGTAGATAGGTAGAAGTAATGGGTGAATTAATGATCATCtcaagaagtgtaccttcatttCCTTTTATAATATCCCTCTTAGGAATAAACACTCATAAGATTAATATATTAGTAAACTACCATTTCCCTCTCCTTAAGTTAATTACCAAACCCGAAAGGGCTTTCTCTTCCATCCAAGGCCCAACTTCCTTAGTATGCTCTTGTATGGGCTAGGACTTCCATCTTAATGGGTTTggcctagtccccaagtctcTTTATTCCTTAGTGTAAAATTCTTGATaggttaaggggcaaccattTTCTAGGGTTAATTATTTTCAgatatcaacattagtcccctgattgTTTGCCTGGTCACAGACCATGTCAACAGTCACACGTGTGAACCACGATTAGTGAGAGGAAGTTATGGACGATTTAAGTTTGTGACTCTTGGGAGACGACAGTTACTAAGCTATCCAGTAAGCACTCATCCTTTTACCCTCCTATAAATAGAGAGGATCTCGCCTCAGAATTCTCATCTTTTACCATCTCCTTTTCTCTCTCTTGACCCTCCATTGTCAGCATGTATAATGAATCCCCTGCTCGTAATTCTCCTCCTAGACTCGAGTCACACACGTTAGAGGAATTTGTATACAATCCGACTCTTAAAGATAAAATCCGACCTCCCGCTGGAGATGATGGCGCTATCCTCTTCCCAGCCGATGATATTTGGGTTGCGCGTATGCTTAATCCTCATCAATTTACTCCGTCCGGGTCTGCGGAATGGCTTATCCGCCCCCAGGACGACTCACCTTTCGTGCCTTCTTTCGAAGATTCTCCTCGCTTGGCAGTTCTCAGGGGAGATTATACTTTTCCCACAATCGACCATCGTTCAACCGCTGGGTCACACAATTCTTGGGAGCCATGGATTGACTACATCCGCTCGAATCCAGACAACGCGGATGTCATCCGTTCTTTAGGTATAAAATCGGCTTTGGAATCCTCCAAGTTCAGGATGTCCGGGGAGATTATGATAGCATCAATCGGTTATGTGCGCGTTGGGGGATTGACCCTCACACATTTCTGTTTTTTTGGGGGTGAAGCGACTCCTGTTTTAGAGGATGTGGTGGCGCTTACTGGTTTTCCAGTTCATGGCACCGTAGTTTACGACAGCTGTTGTCTCTACAAATCCATGAATGATGAGGATAGGGATCTTCAGGACAGCTTAATCAAGGCCAAGACGAACTCCATGTCTTATCAACTACCTGATGAGATCAAGACTGAAACTCCGGACGAGGCAGGCACTCCGACGGATAAAGGAAAAGGTAAGGTTATCGCGTCAGCCCCTCATGACTCTCCAGCGAACATTTAACTTCTTCAAAGCTCATGGCATCTTCCATGAAAGCCGCTCGACAAAAAACATCTTTCGCTGATGGGGATGATGATATGAAGGAGGTGAAAGGTGGCCAAAAGCAGAATCCTGGACATCTTGGGGCTTCCTTCTCATGTTGGATCAAATACTGGGCTCCTTTGAAATCTAGCCCGGGAAAGGGTATTTCGCCTCGAGAAGGGGAGACAGACAGGGCGGAATTGGTTTCCTATCTTCTCTTTTGGATTTTCCATGATGTCTTTGAGTACAGTCCCTGGGATACTATTAAGAACGAGTTGATTCCTATGGCGGTGTTGATGTCTCGTGGTGTGTCTTTCCCGCTCGCCTCTATGTTTTTGGGTGGTCTGTATCATCATCTGGACTTACTAGTTCGTGATATTCGCCGTGTGGATGGGTATCACACGGTTGAGAATTTTCTTCCTGCCAACTTCATTCAAGCGTGGATTTGGGAGCGCTTCCCCAAATATAGGCCTTCTCATCTGAATCCCTTGTCCCTTTCTCGGCAAGAGGAAGTCATTCGAAAGGATGGTTCCAAGCGTTTGGTGACAAAGCCCGAGTGTCATCCTCGGATGGCTCTTTACAATAAGAAGGGTCATAATCCTAAGGAGAAGCTTAGGGATTTCAGGGATAAGGGTGCGGAGTTTAACCCCCTTACATACCATGATGGTCGCACTGGTTCCCTTCATTACAATTTTGTTAGTCAATCCCCAAGAAGGATTTCTTCGGCGGATGAATTTTATATGCTTGTTTCTGTTTTGCTCGGGCATCTTCCTGGTTTTTATGGTGGGAGGTTTTTTACTGCATCATACAACACGGTTCATGTCGCTTGACAGCTAGTTTTTGATCAGGGGGTTCCTTTCAaggattttctttcttcttcgatGGATGAGGACATGGAGGTCCGGAGGAGTTTTGATCGTTTTATTTTCAAGAGTGGGCTTCAGATGAGTGATCGCCAATCCTTTTTAGATCTTGGTTATCCTCAACCCCTCCGACAAGTCCATGTTACCAAGGAATGACTTGCGTATCATAATAGTGTCAATCGAAATGTGCTTAACTTGCTCATTAAAGTGCCTTACGCTCCCCGCCCCTTAACCGATAAGGACTTCAGGGAGATGCATGCTTCAGTTCGAGTGAAATTGAATGTTGAGGTCGCTAGAAAGTATAAGCTGTCTTCCAGTAACAAAGGTCGCCTCTCATGTTCTACTAGCTGGGATCCTGTTGATGAGCCTTCTCGAGAAGATGGGAAGGGTAGCACTCTTCCTTGTCTGGCTCTAAGAAAAGGAAGCTCGTTCCTCCTATGAAGCCTTTGCGAGTTCCTTCGACCGTGTCTCCTCCTCCTGCTAAGgtttttccttttatttattatgttattCATTTTCAAGTCTCTTGCTTAGTTATTTTGATTCGCCACATATTTAAGAATTCTCCGCCTATCGGCTGCAAACCTAGAGGCCTCATGTTTGAAGAGTACATTAACCTGCTTATTGAAGAATGGAGGGACGATCATC includes the following:
- the LOC113342207 gene encoding uncharacterized protein LOC113342207, with translation MLDVVPSMEEIKAAVFDLGADSAPGTDGFSGCFYRHYWDLIHQDLSKAIIFCWNNKTIPHGVNSSLILLLAKVRVADSLRKYRPIGLRNFFFKIFTKILATRLGKVLDSLVSEEQVAFMKGRNIHENISLASEMGNMKNLTNLVKLLDDHQRASGQRVCREKSKIYYGGGSLNRRQTIVDFLGIEVTFLSNRYLGVKVMHGAVKYKHISNVVDKLKDQLSVLKGKMLSFQDRVVLVKTVLSSCAIHNMAVYKWPVKFIQQCERVIRNFLWSGDSNLFRAFVVGYDKIYSSVKEGGVGITRLRTMNKVLIMKLWWSIKSSKKKWARFLE